A genomic stretch from Pseudomonas sp. MUP55 includes:
- a CDS encoding lipoprotein-releasing ABC transporter permease subunit, whose protein sequence is MFRPLSIFIGTRYTRAKRRNRFVSFISMTSMIGLALGVLAMIVVLSVMNGFQREMSSRILGMVPHATIVGVNPIDDWQPVAAAALKNPQVTAAVPFTQMDGMFSYKGAMQPIEISGVDPAQEGKVSIVAQHIVRGKLEDLKAGEFGVVIGDITARRFRLNVGDKLTLIVPEVSTAPGGITPRMQRLNVVGIFKVGAELDGSMALINRADAAEIQHWQPNQVQSVRLAVTDLYAAPKVSADVAASLGAGYKADDWTHTQGSLFSAMKMEKTMIGLLLLMIVAVAAFNIIATLIMVVNDKGADIAILRTIGATPRQIMAIFMVQGTVIGVVGTLIGGVLGVIAALNVSELVGWLERVSGQHIFSSDVYFVSNLPSELQGGDVLLICSAGFVLSFLATIYPAYRAAKIEPAHALRYS, encoded by the coding sequence ATGTTCAGACCGTTATCGATTTTCATCGGCACGCGCTATACCCGCGCCAAGCGCCGCAACCGTTTTGTCTCGTTTATTTCGATGACCTCGATGATCGGCCTCGCCCTGGGCGTGTTGGCGATGATCGTGGTGCTCTCGGTGATGAACGGCTTTCAGCGTGAAATGAGCTCGCGCATCCTGGGCATGGTGCCCCACGCCACCATCGTGGGCGTGAACCCGATTGACGACTGGCAACCGGTGGCCGCCGCTGCACTGAAGAACCCGCAAGTCACCGCGGCGGTGCCCTTCACACAGATGGACGGTATGTTCTCCTACAAGGGCGCGATGCAGCCGATCGAGATCAGCGGCGTCGACCCGGCCCAGGAAGGCAAGGTGTCGATCGTCGCCCAGCATATCGTGCGCGGCAAACTGGAAGACTTGAAAGCCGGCGAATTCGGCGTGGTGATCGGCGACATCACCGCGCGTCGTTTCCGCCTGAACGTGGGCGACAAACTGACGTTGATCGTGCCGGAAGTCAGCACCGCGCCGGGGGGCATCACCCCGCGCATGCAGCGCTTGAACGTGGTGGGTATCTTCAAGGTGGGCGCCGAGCTGGACGGCTCCATGGCGTTGATCAACAGAGCTGACGCGGCTGAGATACAGCACTGGCAACCGAACCAGGTACAAAGCGTGCGCCTGGCGGTAACGGATCTGTACGCGGCGCCCAAGGTTTCGGCGGACGTCGCTGCCAGCCTCGGCGCCGGGTATAAGGCGGATGACTGGACCCACACCCAGGGCAGCCTGTTCAGCGCCATGAAGATGGAAAAGACCATGATCGGCCTGTTGCTGCTGATGATCGTCGCCGTGGCCGCGTTCAACATCATCGCCACCCTGATCATGGTGGTGAACGACAAGGGCGCGGACATCGCGATCCTGCGCACCATCGGCGCCACGCCGCGCCAGATCATGGCGATCTTCATGGTGCAGGGCACGGTGATCGGCGTGGTCGGCACCTTGATCGGCGGCGTGCTGGGCGTGATTGCGGCGCTGAACGTGAGTGAACTGGTGGGCTGGCTGGAGCGGGTGAGCGGGCAGCATATCTTCAGTTCGGATGTGTACTTTGTCAGCAACCTGCCTTCGGAATTGCAAGGCGGTGACGTGCTGCTGATTTGCTCGGCGGGGTTTGTGTTGAGCTTTCTGGCGACGATTTACCCGGCGTATCGGGCGGCGAAGATTGAGCCGGCGCATGCGTTGAGATATTCGTAA
- a CDS encoding heavy metal response regulator transcription factor, producing MKLLIVEDQPKTGHYLRQGLAEAGFTTELVADGTTGQHLALTGDYDLLILDVMLPGRDGWQILQAVRSAGLDIPVLFLTARDAVEDRVHGLELGADDYLVKPFAFSELLARVRSLLRRGSSAPQETHLQLADLRLDLIRRRVERSGQRIDLTAKEFSLLELLLRRQGEVLPKSLIASQVWDMNFDSDTNIIEVAIRRLRLKVDDAYPNKLIHTVRGMGYVLEERFT from the coding sequence ATGAAACTGCTGATTGTCGAAGACCAACCGAAGACCGGCCATTATCTGCGCCAGGGCCTGGCCGAAGCGGGGTTTACCACGGAACTGGTGGCCGACGGCACCACCGGTCAGCACCTGGCGCTGACCGGCGACTATGACCTGTTGATCCTCGATGTGATGCTGCCCGGTCGCGATGGCTGGCAAATCCTGCAGGCGGTGCGCAGTGCCGGCCTGGACATTCCGGTATTGTTCCTGACCGCGCGCGACGCAGTGGAGGACCGCGTGCATGGCCTGGAACTGGGGGCCGACGATTACCTGGTCAAACCGTTCGCCTTTTCCGAACTGCTCGCCCGCGTGCGTAGCCTGTTACGGCGTGGCAGCAGTGCGCCGCAGGAAACCCACCTGCAACTGGCCGACCTGCGCCTGGACCTGATCCGCCGCCGTGTCGAACGCAGCGGTCAGCGTATCGATCTCACCGCCAAGGAGTTCTCCCTGCTGGAGCTGCTGCTGCGCCGTCAGGGTGAAGTGCTGCCCAAGTCGCTGATCGCCTCGCAGGTCTGGGACATGAATTTCGACAGCGACACCAACATCATCGAAGTCGCGATTCGCCGCCTGCGCCTGAAAGTCGACGATGCTTATCCCAACAAGCTGATCCACACCGTACGCGGCATGGGCTACGTACTGGAGGAGCGTTTCACGTGA
- a CDS encoding heavy metal sensor histidine kinase, with the protein MIQRLSLASRLALLFAGCTAVVSLLAGVLFNHASEAHFIELDQQQLDSKLVALRSTLQGVDSPQAFAQREPQLRADLSHQPDLTLRITAAGQRWLDDAPGMALPDAPGLHSLQNAGTAYRVYNAPLNPEQPGSAQLTLILDITHHQHFLQRMQRLIWLTVGLSALATALLGAWAARSGLRPLRRMGEVAAGVSAHSLTQRLPQQQMPAELAELAQTFNAMLGRLDDAFQRLSAFSADIAHELRTPLSNLLTQTQVILTQPRPLEDYREALHSNLEELQWMAQLVNDMLYLAKADHGLLTPKSEPLALADEVEAVLEFFALLAEDAQVSLGCEGQAHTTGDRGMLRRALSNLLENALRFTPAGGEVRVRLAEDERGVRLTVENSGKGIPAEVLPKLFDRFYRADPARREGSSEHAGLGLAITQSIVRAHGGRIFCESEVGWARFVIELPKGD; encoded by the coding sequence GTGATCCAGCGCCTGTCCCTCGCCAGCCGCCTGGCGCTGCTGTTTGCCGGCTGCACCGCCGTGGTCTCGCTGCTGGCCGGCGTGCTGTTCAACCACGCCAGTGAGGCGCACTTCATCGAGCTGGACCAGCAGCAACTGGACAGCAAGCTGGTGGCGCTGCGCAGTACCTTGCAGGGCGTCGACTCGCCGCAGGCCTTCGCCCAACGCGAACCCCAGCTGCGCGCCGACCTCAGCCATCAACCCGACCTTACCTTACGCATCACCGCGGCCGGCCAGCGTTGGCTCGACGATGCGCCGGGCATGGCGCTGCCCGATGCCCCCGGCCTGCACAGCCTGCAAAACGCAGGCACTGCCTATCGCGTGTATAACGCTCCATTGAACCCTGAGCAACCCGGCTCAGCGCAATTGACCCTGATACTCGACATCACCCACCACCAGCATTTCCTGCAACGCATGCAGCGCCTGATCTGGCTGACCGTCGGCCTCTCGGCCCTGGCCACCGCACTGCTCGGCGCCTGGGCGGCGCGCAGCGGGTTGCGGCCCTTGCGGCGCATGGGCGAAGTCGCCGCCGGGGTGTCCGCGCACTCCCTGACGCAGCGCTTGCCGCAGCAGCAAATGCCGGCGGAACTGGCGGAGCTGGCGCAGACCTTCAATGCCATGCTGGGCCGGCTGGACGACGCGTTCCAGCGCCTCTCGGCGTTCTCCGCCGACATCGCCCACGAACTGCGCACACCGCTGTCGAACCTGCTGACCCAGACCCAGGTCATCCTCACCCAGCCGCGCCCCTTGGAGGATTACCGCGAAGCGCTGCACAGCAACCTGGAGGAGTTGCAGTGGATGGCGCAGTTAGTGAACGACATGCTGTACCTGGCCAAAGCCGATCACGGTTTGCTCACGCCCAAGAGTGAGCCGTTGGCGTTGGCCGATGAGGTTGAGGCAGTGCTGGAGTTTTTTGCGTTGCTGGCCGAAGACGCGCAGGTGTCACTGGGGTGCGAAGGCCAGGCCCACACAACGGGTGATCGCGGCATGTTGCGCCGGGCCTTGTCCAACCTGCTGGAAAACGCCCTCAGGTTTACCCCGGCGGGCGGTGAAGTACGGGTGCGCCTGGCAGAGGATGAACGGGGTGTGAGGCTGACGGTGGAGAACAGCGGGAAAGGCATCCCGGCAGAGGTGCTGCCGAAGTTGTTTGATCGCTTTTACCGGGCCGATCCGGCGCGTCGCGAAGGCAGCAGCGAGCATGCGGGGCTGGGGTTGGCGATTACCCAGTCGATTGTGCGGGCACATGGGGGGCGGATTTTTTGTGAATCCGAGGTGGGCTGGGCGCGGTTTGTGATCGAGTTGCCCAAGGGGGATTGA